Proteins from one Pygocentrus nattereri isolate fPygNat1 chromosome 16, fPygNat1.pri, whole genome shotgun sequence genomic window:
- the LOC108428027 gene encoding ubiquitin-conjugating enzyme E2 D2 isoform X1 yields MALKRIYKELNDFARDPPAQCSAGPVGDDMFHWQATIMGPNDSPYQSGVFFLTVHFPADYPFKPPKVAFTTRIYHPNINSNGSICLDILRSQWSPALTISKVLLSICSLLCDPNPDDPLVPEIARIYKADRGKYNRIAREWTQKYAM; encoded by the exons ATGGCTCTAAAAAGGATATACAAG GAGCTGAATGATTTTGCTCGAGACCCTCCAGCTCAGTGCTCTGCCGGTCCTGTGGGAGATGACA tgtttcactggcaAGCGACTATAATGGGGCCT AATGACAGTCCCTATCAAAGTGGTGTGTTCTTCTTGACTGTGCACTTCCCTGCGGATTATCCTTTCAAACCACCAAAG GTTGCATTCACCACACGAATTTATCACCCAAACATCAACAGTAATGGCAGTATCTGCTTGGACATATTAAGGTCGCAGTGGTCACCAGCTCTCACCATATCTAAAG TGCTTCTGTCCATCTGCTCCCTGCTGTGTGATCCCAACCCAGATGACCCTCTAGTGCCTGAGATCGCTCGCATCTACAAAGCAGACCGCGGCAA GTACAACAGAATAGCCAGAGAGTGGACGCAAAAGTATGCTATGTAG
- the LOC108428027 gene encoding ubiquitin-conjugating enzyme E2 D2 isoform X2 encodes MFHWQATIMGPNDSPYQSGVFFLTVHFPADYPFKPPKVAFTTRIYHPNINSNGSICLDILRSQWSPALTISKVLLSICSLLCDPNPDDPLVPEIARIYKADRGKYNRIAREWTQKYAM; translated from the exons A tgtttcactggcaAGCGACTATAATGGGGCCT AATGACAGTCCCTATCAAAGTGGTGTGTTCTTCTTGACTGTGCACTTCCCTGCGGATTATCCTTTCAAACCACCAAAG GTTGCATTCACCACACGAATTTATCACCCAAACATCAACAGTAATGGCAGTATCTGCTTGGACATATTAAGGTCGCAGTGGTCACCAGCTCTCACCATATCTAAAG TGCTTCTGTCCATCTGCTCCCTGCTGTGTGATCCCAACCCAGATGACCCTCTAGTGCCTGAGATCGCTCGCATCTACAAAGCAGACCGCGGCAA GTACAACAGAATAGCCAGAGAGTGGACGCAAAAGTATGCTATGTAG
- the LOC108428027 gene encoding ubiquitin-conjugating enzyme E2 D2 isoform X3 — MGPNDSPYQSGVFFLTVHFPADYPFKPPKVAFTTRIYHPNINSNGSICLDILRSQWSPALTISKVLLSICSLLCDPNPDDPLVPEIARIYKADRGKYNRIAREWTQKYAM, encoded by the exons ATGGGGCCT AATGACAGTCCCTATCAAAGTGGTGTGTTCTTCTTGACTGTGCACTTCCCTGCGGATTATCCTTTCAAACCACCAAAG GTTGCATTCACCACACGAATTTATCACCCAAACATCAACAGTAATGGCAGTATCTGCTTGGACATATTAAGGTCGCAGTGGTCACCAGCTCTCACCATATCTAAAG TGCTTCTGTCCATCTGCTCCCTGCTGTGTGATCCCAACCCAGATGACCCTCTAGTGCCTGAGATCGCTCGCATCTACAAAGCAGACCGCGGCAA GTACAACAGAATAGCCAGAGAGTGGACGCAAAAGTATGCTATGTAG